TTATTCAACACTATCTCCAGAAGCGATGGCAGTTTCCAGTGTCCCTTGGGTCATGTCCACTTTAACATATAACAACTGATCATTCACGTGAATGGAGAGGTGAGGAACTAACTCAGACATTTAAaatgaattcttaaaaaaaacccttctcTTTCCACTTGAGTTAATCCTGTGAAAACAAACGCCTTCCCTCTGTATGACCACTCAGGAATTCAGCTGTTTTATATTAAGTGATACATTTGACAACCATTAAACAAATTGAATGTAGCCATCCAATCCTAGTGCTTAAAGTTAAGGAAATACACAATGAGGTAGAAAGAAGCCAGGTGACTTGTTTCTACAACGGGAAGTGCTGGTCTTAAAACATATTCAAAGAGAAACAATATAAAactatttaggaaaaaaaaaagtacagacaCTTATCTGTAGTTGATAGAACCACGTTCATTTTAAACATCTGGTGTGAAGGAATCCTTTCTCATGAGCGAATATTGGGAATATATTTATAGGatgattaaaatgtaattttggaAGAAACCAAGAAATTAACACTTTTCATACACTAAGATACTAATCTTTagtatacattttctttttgatcCCAAAACAGCATGTTATTTCCATGTTTGGTTATTCCATGACCTAGAaagcttcatttatttattcataaataaaaagtGCCACTTTTATAACCACACAGCTTTGTTCCAATATTGTTTGAAATTCGTtagattttggtttttcaaaatgcATTTATCTAGTGAAGAAAAATGGGCAGAAGGAAACTTCACCCAAATTATGTAGCAGTGTTAAGCAAATTCAGTTTCTGGgccaaaatttaaattatttgtgtcTTCAAACTTTCCTTTGTAACCTTTCTTATCTCAATGTAATTTTACATTTGGCCAAAGAAAGCTATTTTCTCTTGGCAGACAAAACCATGCTTCTGAAGAAACGCTGATTTAGGTCTGTGGAATCTGGTTCCTTTTGAGAGCAAACTAACAGATAATTAAAAACTGTCAATTAAGAATTAAGTTACAGCGCTTAGtgtaatatgttttaaaaaaccaACTACACAATCTTATGATCTTAAATATGAGGGAATAAATAGATtttgactttaaaaaacaaaacaaaacaaacacttggTGGGACACTGAGAATGAGTCTAAGGGATCACAAAACTTTCCCAGGAGGCAGGATGCAGGGTGCAAATGTCCCAAGAACCCTGGACAGAGAAAGAAGTGAAATGACTGTAGCCAACAGCTGAATGTTAGTTTAAAACAGCTCTCAGAAAATCAGCTATTTCCAACACCAATTTTATTACCTTTTAAAAAGACTAACACCAAGTTTCTTTCACTTTTAAAGGACATAGAATTATCACAAACTATCCTTCTAGACTTCAAATTAATTCTAATCCAATCAAAATTTAAAGCTGCGCACATTTACAAGCAAGGAATCCTACTGTATATGACACTTATTTTTGGAATGTGCATCTTCTTAGCCCACAAACTGACAATGCATCTAATTACTCTTACATCTCGTCATCTGTGTTTTAACGAAGTCCTTGGTTCTCCCACTTAAGCAAGCACATGAAGTCTCAGAACACTTCATGAACCCTGAAGTGATTCTCTATGGAGGGAGTTTCCTTCGCAAAATGAATTTGGCTAGTCACCTGCATACCCAAATCCCCAAGTATCTGAACAAATTTCTTGTGCTCCTTTCCAATCCAGGATCTCATTGGATCATGTACTTGATAAGGTGTTACATGAGTGTGAACAGTAATCCCTGTTTGAGCAAACTCTTTCAAGACTTCTGGATACGTGACCCAAGTATTGCTTCCTCCAGAATGACCACCGTCCAGCCAGTACATCGTTCTTATACTTTTGATGAAAGTGTCTAAGTTCTTGTCTTTCTTGGCTTCCTTCAACTCAAACAGCAACTGATTCAAAACAACACAGCCTTTACTGAATCCCACCAAAGTAAATGATGCAGCATTCAATGAGAGCTGAGCAGAACTCCCAGCAGACTCCTCCAGGTTTTCACAGgtcctctctttttcctcctggCCACCATTACTAGTAGTAGAAGAATTAGACTCACAGTTAGATGCTTTACAATCCTTATTGCAAACACTCCTGTTTTTGGACAGCAAACCGTTCTGAGTTAAGCTAAAAGCATTAACTAATAACATATACAAGTGCTTAAAGGCTCCAAAGTCCGGGGTGTGTTCTGGTGCACCAAACATGTTGCTCTTCACAAAATTGTCATAGCAGCTGAATTTGTGCAAATGCATCCGGGAACACTTTATTACCCAAATGTAACTATTGGGAAAACGGTGGGCTAAAATAGTGGCAATGTTCTCTAGACTCCAATTTTCCCATTGATAATTCTCAGGATGACGAGTCATAATTTCATGGTaattctgaaaagaaagaagaaataagcaTTAAAAGTGTATTTACCTATAAAAAGCTTTACAGTATTATTGAGGAAGTTTTGATGACCTATAGTTAATATACtcgaaaaaaaacctaaaacctgTTATCACTTTCTGGCTCTAAGATTttgaatgaaacatttcactcagCCTAAACTTCATTAAGAGACAGGGTAATAAAATATACTTACACTAAGTATTAAGAATTTCTGAATAaaacaattagaaaaataaattttagttttacaaattatttataatttttatttggtaCACATGTAATGAAGTTCCCTAATTCTACTGAAAATATAAATTTGATTCACTACagatcataatgtaaaaatagtTCCTTCTCACTGAGCTGCTGTCCCAcacatctgtaatgaaatctacACAGGCATGTGGATTCTGCTAGCAACCTGACTGCTCTGCCTGACTTCACGTTTTTGCTACAGAGCTGAAGCATCTTCACAGAAAATCTTAGTGCACATCTGTACCTACATTCTAAAATTCCTAGAGGTGCGAAAACTAGAAAATCTAAATAATCACAATTTAAAACTGGTGATAGAGACTATAAAATTGTCTtccatggttttctttttaatttgttcaaTTTCACAGTCATGGGATAGCTCAAATTTAGATGTATTAAAATTAGGATGACATTGaaattttgttcatttacttaTTACTATTTAGATTTTTGCTCTTGTCTGTCTATACTGTTTGCCTTTGTACATAGAATTTATTTGTTTCGATGCATTctatataaattaataatatagttttgttttgaccatataatatacatgtattttattttatttttattaatggtGATATTCGTTATCCTGTCTCAGCTCCCTGAGTACTAGGAGGCTGGAGGTAAAAAGGTAAGAGACTTTCACTTTGAAACTTTTCAATTTGAGTATTGAGTGATATGtacatttttcctattttataataaatagaCTACTACAAAAATTTATGTAcaaagttataaagaaaaatatcctaAGTTCACCAGtattagaaataattaaaatttaggTGGGTAGCAGTTCAGAGTTctttaatacacatacacatatgtaattacatatataagaaaatattctTTCCTTCTCTATTAAGCAACCATTAGCTGAGATATAATTTTCCCTTAAAAATATGctaaaagggggctggagaaatgccttAGCGGTAAAGAGCActacctgctcttccagaggacctgggttc
The nucleotide sequence above comes from Peromyscus eremicus chromosome 13, PerEre_H2_v1, whole genome shotgun sequence. Encoded proteins:
- the C13H2orf69 gene encoding mitochondrial protein C2orf69 homolog, producing the protein MRVFGRPRSPALVLLLLRPLLASGDPASGPQARAMNPGGGGGARGSPADGHRLQRSTVPGSDPQRCNELLLLAAGDGEEAAPEQPRHHVLYFPGDVQNYHEIMTRHPENYQWENWSLENIATILAHRFPNSYIWVIKCSRMHLHKFSCYDNFVKSNMFGAPEHTPDFGAFKHLYMLLVNAFSLTQNGLLSKNRSVCNKDCKASNCESNSSTTSNGGQEEKERTCENLEESAGSSAQLSLNAASFTLVGFSKGCVVLNQLLFELKEAKKDKNLDTFIKSIRTMYWLDGGHSGGSNTWVTYPEVLKEFAQTGITVHTHVTPYQVHDPMRSWIGKEHKKFVQILGDLGMQVTSQIHFAKETPSIENHFRVHEVF